A stretch of Phoenix dactylifera cultivar Barhee BC4 chromosome 16, palm_55x_up_171113_PBpolish2nd_filt_p, whole genome shotgun sequence DNA encodes these proteins:
- the LOC103712130 gene encoding folate-biopterin transporter 1, chloroplastic isoform X2, with protein MAPKGVNSPAKKTRSRVCSKFSTNGDAFATSHDLSNILFESGGSTSRNYQSSSKGDASSRDFEGETYPSNTNVPQMRKSKIGTLKCFGVEMSPGNFAVAIVYFVQGVLGLSRLAVNFYLKDDLHLDPAETAIISGVSSLPWLIKPLYGFISDSIPLFGYRRRSYLILSGLLGAFSWCLMASFVDSKYGVALCILLGSLSVAFSDVVVDSMVVERARGESQSTSGSLQSLCWGSSAVGGIVSAYFSGSLVDAYGVRFVFGVTAFLPLMTSAVAVLVKEQRVPSSWGHNPLISGSNFIENSKQNIMQLLAAVRQRDILLPTLFIFLWQATPQSDSAMFFFTTNKLGFSPEFLGRVKLVTSVASLVGVALYNAFLKNVPLRKIFLLTTIIGSTLGMTQVFLVTGLNREFGISDEWFSIGDSLIITVLSQASFMPVLVLAAKLCPSGMEATLFATLMSISNGGSVAGGLLGAGLTQLLGVTKDSFGNLALLIVICNLSSLLPLPLLGLLPEENPDAKNADIGQTKMN; from the exons GTGGTTCAACATCAAGGAATTATCAGAGTTCTTCTAAAGGAGATGCATCAAGTAGAGATTTTGAGGGTGAGACATACCCATCCAATACAAATGTTCCACAGATGAGGAAGTCTAAGATTGGCACTTTAAAGTGTTTTGGAGTGGAGATGTCCCCCGGCAACTTTGCAGTTGCTATTGTATATTTTGTGCAAGGAGTTTTGGGACTGTCAAGGCTTGCTGTAAACTTTTATCTGAAAGATGATCTCCATCTTGATCCAGCTGAG ACAGCAATTATATCTGGTGTCTCTTCCTTGCCATGGTTGATCAAGCCTCTTTATGGTTTTATCAG TGACTCCATCCCACTTTTTGGCTATCGAAGAAGGTCATATCTTATTTTGTCTGGGCTTCTTGGAGCATTTTCGTGGTGCTTGATGGCCTCTTTTGTTGACAGCAAATATGGTGTAGCACTCTGTATTCTTCTCGGATCTCTTTCGGTTGCCTTTTCAGATGTT GTTGTAGATTCTATGGTTGTTGAAAGGGCACGTGGTGAATCACAGAGCACATCAGGATCTCTTCAATCTTTATGTTGGGGATCTTCAGCCGTTGGGGGGATTGTGAGTGCTTACTTTAGTGGTTCTTTAGTTGATGCctacggtgtaag ATTTGTTTTTGGTGTTACGGCCTTTCTTCCTCTGATGACATCAGCAGTTGCTGTTCTTGTAAAGGAACAGCGCGTGCCTTCTTCCTGGGGACATAATCCTTTAATTTCtggttcaaacttcattgaaaaTTCTAAGCAAAATATTATGCAGTTGTTGGCTGCTGTCAGGCAGCGAGATATCCTTCTGCCTACCTTATTCATATTCCTGTGGCAAGCAACACCACAGTCCGACTCCGCCATGTTCTTCTTTAC CACAAACAAACTTGGATTCAGTCCAGAATTTCTAGGGCGCGTCAAACTTGTGACTAGTGTGGCATCTTTAGTGGGTGTTGCCCTATATAATGCATTTCTAAAGAATGTTCCCTTGAGAAAAATTTTTCTCCTGACGACTATCATAGGTTCAACCCTTGGGATGACCCAG GTATTTCTTGTCACTGGACTAAATCGAGAGTTCGGCATAAGCGATGAATGGTTTTCTATTGGGGACTCACTGATTATAACAGTCCTCAGTCAG GCTTCGTTCATGCCTGTTTTGGTATTAGCTGCAAAATTATGTCCATCTGGCATGGAAGCCACTTTGTTTGCTACCCTGATGTCGATTTCAAATGGAGGCAGCGTTGCTGGTGGCCTTTTGGGTGCTGGCCTCACTCAACTTCTTGGGGTCACCAAAGACAGCTTTGGCAACCTAGCACTCTTGATCGTTATATGCAATCTCAGCTCCTTGCTGCCTCTGCCTCTCCTTGGCCTACTTCCAGAGGAAAATCCAGATGCCAAGAATGCAGATATTGGACAGACAAAAATGAACTGA